The bacterium genome segment GCGCTGACGCCCGACGCCGAGCGCCTGCGCTGGTTCCCGCTGCCCGGCGATCCCGCGCCGGTCGACTGAAGGAGGGGCCGTGATGCCCGAGGTGCAGGGACAGCTGCTGCGGATCTACGTGGACGAGGGCGCCAAGCACGACGGCAAGCTGGTGCACGAGGCCGTCGTGCGACTCTGCCTGAAGGAGGGGCTGGCCGGCGCCACCGTCCTGCGGGGCATCGCGGGCTTCGGCGCGCGGCACCGCCTGCACAAGGCGGGCATCGAGCGCTTCAGCGCCGACCTGCCGGTGGTGGTCGAGATCGTCGACACCGTCGACAAGATCGAGTGCCTGCTGCCGCTGCTCCGGGAGATGACGGGCGACGGCCTGATCACGCTCGAACAGGTGCGCATCATCGCAGCCCCGCCCGCCGATCACCCCGCCTGAACCCCACGAGAAAGCCCCGCCCCCCGGAGCGGGGCGGGGCTCTCGCGATCATCGCGCCGCAGATCAGCGCAGGTAGACGACCTTGCCGCTGGCGGTGCGCACCCCGTCGTCCCACTTCAGCAGGTAGACGCCGTCGGCCACGTCCTGGCCGCGCCCGTCGCGCCCGTCCCAGCCGGCCGTGACGGTCC includes the following:
- a CDS encoding DUF190 domain-containing protein, translating into MPEVQGQLLRIYVDEGAKHDGKLVHEAVVRLCLKEGLAGATVLRGIAGFGARHRLHKAGIERFSADLPVVVEIVDTVDKIECLLPLLREMTGDGLITLEQVRIIAAPPADHPA